The proteins below come from a single Miscanthus floridulus cultivar M001 chromosome 1, ASM1932011v1, whole genome shotgun sequence genomic window:
- the LOC136470136 gene encoding uncharacterized protein yields MTKLATPTFLWWLESTLTFDQTDHPESVPQPGRYLLVVDPIVSTKWLTKVLMDGGSGLNIMYVETLDAMGVDRALIRPTRAPFHGIVPRKQAMPLGQIDLSVTFGGVITFSTSFQHAYECEVECCDHAVAIVAFEELVAIEKEITKEAPDLKKLTASFKPVEGSKEVLIDLGSPKGKVVHIGTTLFCK; encoded by the exons ATGACCAAACTGGCCACACCTACCTTCCTCTGGTGGTTAGAGTCCACTCTAACCTTCGATCagaccgaccacccagagagcgtccCACAGCCAGGGAGATACCTgctcgtggtcgacccaatcgtcagcacgaagtggctcaccaaggtactgatggatggaggcagcggcctcaacatcatgtacgttgAGACACTCGATGCTATGGGTGTTGACCGAGCGCTCATCCGGCCAActagagcgcctttccatggcatcgtgcctagaaagcaggccatgccacttggacagatTGATCTGTCCGTTACCTTTGGGG GGGTCATCAccttcagcacctccttccagcatgcctatgagtgtgaggttgAGTGCTGTGATCATGCCGTGGCAATCGTGGCCTTCGAAGAGCTCGTCGCCATCGAGAAGGAGATCACCAAAGAAGCGCCCGACCTCAAGAAGTTGACCGCATCTTTCAAGCCAGTGGAGGGCtctaaagaggtcctcatagatctcgGCAGCCCTAAAGGCAAggtggtgcacattggcaccacacttttctgtaaatag